In one window of Vibrio sp. DW001 DNA:
- the fadR gene encoding fatty acid metabolism transcriptional regulator FadR, whose amino-acid sequence MVIRAKSPAGFAEKYIIESIWNGRFAPGSILPAERELSELIGVTRTTLREVLQRLARDGWLTIQHGKPTKVNQFMETSSLHILDTLMTLDSDNANSIVEDLLAARSNISPIFMRYAFKANKESSEKTIKGVIESCESLLSAESWEAFIAASPYGDKIVQAVKDDGEKNPELRQALLIAKTFNFYDYMLFQRLAFHSGNQIYGLIFNGLKKLYNRVGNFYFSHSESRELALKFYRELLQNCESGEKEELPLLIRNYGLESGQIWNEMKTSLPPNFTEDDH is encoded by the coding sequence ATGGTTATACGGGCAAAAAGTCCAGCAGGTTTTGCTGAGAAATACATAATCGAAAGTATTTGGAATGGTCGCTTCGCACCGGGATCGATCTTACCAGCGGAACGCGAATTGTCAGAACTCATCGGAGTGACTAGGACGACTTTGCGTGAAGTTTTACAGCGCCTCGCAAGAGATGGATGGTTGACCATTCAGCATGGGAAACCAACGAAAGTGAATCAGTTTATGGAGACATCTAGTCTGCATATTTTGGATACACTGATGACGTTGGATTCTGACAATGCCAACAGTATTGTAGAAGATTTATTAGCTGCTCGTTCTAATATTAGCCCTATTTTTATGCGCTATGCGTTTAAAGCAAATAAAGAAAGTTCAGAAAAGACGATTAAAGGCGTAATCGAATCATGTGAGAGCTTGCTTTCCGCAGAGAGTTGGGAAGCGTTTATTGCTGCCTCTCCTTATGGTGACAAGATCGTACAAGCGGTTAAAGACGATGGTGAAAAAAACCCAGAACTGCGCCAAGCATTATTAATAGCAAAAACATTTAATTTTTATGACTATATGCTTTTTCAACGATTGGCTTTCCATTCGGGAAATCAGATATATGGGCTTATATTCAACGGTTTGAAAAAATTGTATAACCGAGTAGGTAACTTTTATTTCTCACATTCAGAATCGAGAGAGTTGGCATTAAAATTCTATCGTGAACTTTTGCAAAATTGCGAAAGTGGAGAAAAAGAAGAACTGCCTTTACTTATCCGTAATTATGGATTGGAAAGTGGTCAGATCTGGAATGAGATGAAAACATCTCTGCCGCCTAACTTTACGGAAGACGACCATTAA
- a CDS encoding DMT family transporter, with protein MEKVIQSETSKSGLNDISPLRNGYIVMTMVLLIWSGFSLTVRAIGASPLSIADVALIRFAVPLILLAPLVPSHLNAIKKIRFSGMLLVLLGGVPFLFLASLGAKTTPAAYVGTVLAGTPPFFVALLSYVFYRQKISMTQVFSLSLILAGIVTMVLDRTVNTASEITGGIFYLLSAAVIWAGYTMGLKRAGLNPITVAIILSYLSFIITLGLIYFELVTTNFGSFSFQEALPFVLVQGLGVGILATIGFSYAVNQLGSDKASIIGSISPGLTALLAVAIFDEPLSIVILCGIALIITGVILSNLS; from the coding sequence ATGGAAAAGGTTATTCAGTCAGAAACGAGTAAATCGGGTCTCAACGATATATCACCATTAAGAAATGGGTATATAGTCATGACTATGGTCTTGCTGATTTGGTCAGGATTTTCACTTACCGTTCGTGCTATAGGCGCTTCACCTCTCAGTATCGCCGACGTCGCGTTGATAAGATTTGCTGTACCTTTAATACTTTTGGCGCCATTGGTTCCTTCTCATCTGAACGCGATAAAAAAAATCCGTTTCTCAGGTATGCTGTTGGTTTTACTTGGAGGAGTACCATTTCTTTTTTTGGCTTCTTTAGGAGCAAAAACGACACCTGCCGCTTATGTTGGAACCGTATTGGCGGGTACTCCACCGTTTTTCGTTGCTCTGCTCTCTTACGTTTTTTATCGTCAAAAGATCTCAATGACGCAAGTCTTCTCATTGTCTCTCATACTTGCGGGCATTGTAACAATGGTCTTAGACCGCACCGTTAATACGGCAAGTGAGATAACCGGAGGTATATTCTATTTGCTGAGCGCGGCAGTGATTTGGGCTGGATACACAATGGGGTTAAAGCGTGCGGGTCTGAACCCCATTACTGTAGCAATAATCCTTTCCTACTTATCATTTATCATTACGTTGGGATTAATCTATTTTGAGTTAGTCACGACCAACTTTGGTTCCTTTTCTTTTCAAGAAGCACTCCCATTTGTATTAGTTCAAGGACTGGGTGTTGGTATTCTGGCGACGATTGGTTTCTCGTATGCTGTGAATCAATTGGGTTCTGACAAAGCTTCGATTATAGGTTCTATTTCTCCGGGATTAACCGCTTTACTTGCCGTTGCAATCTTTGATGAGCCGTTATCAATAGTTATTTTATGTGGGATAGCTCTCATAATAACTGGCGTCATCTTGTCCAATCTCTCTTAG
- a CDS encoding ATP-binding protein, with the protein MKVELDHLDSRLCMEAKRLMPKLNARNTQPNLNVSNDTELSGRKLIDDLVDKLRINSPSQLMIFVESDENSVLTMSEGADVQHIFSTLNLVSKDQLESTKNNRTNTFCQFVFFEHQQNQWRASFFQLLGTQSFIAVDVAATSNELKSTLRSALIVVIPFSLLLSILGAWFIATTTIRPINRLHKSMDTVTQKDLSHRLPKHNEDKEFKVLIDTYNTMLNRLEKSFQQTSRFTADAAHELKTPLTVLRGKLEQAVICENASLLDLNAILDEVGHLSAITRKLLLLSQADSGSMALHLEPINMTDLLDELTTDMESLSNELVLHCSIERELILKGDSVLLRQLLNNLLVNVMRYSLHEKGVTIQANQNESTIEVLVSNFCLPISDEVRNQLFERFYRGEPEHTQGISGSGLGLGLAREIARAHGGDLILEPSENDIVAMRLLLPLV; encoded by the coding sequence ATGAAGGTAGAACTTGACCATCTTGATTCTAGGCTTTGTATGGAAGCAAAGCGCTTAATGCCAAAATTAAATGCACGTAATACTCAGCCCAATTTAAATGTCTCAAATGATACGGAACTTTCAGGTAGAAAACTTATTGATGATTTAGTGGATAAGTTGCGAATTAACTCACCTAGCCAGTTGATGATATTCGTTGAATCCGATGAGAATAGTGTCTTGACGATGTCTGAAGGTGCAGACGTACAACATATATTCAGTACATTAAACTTGGTTAGCAAAGACCAATTAGAATCTACAAAGAACAACCGAACCAACACATTTTGTCAGTTCGTCTTCTTTGAACATCAGCAAAATCAATGGCGAGCTAGCTTTTTCCAACTACTAGGCACACAAAGCTTCATTGCTGTTGACGTTGCCGCCACGAGCAATGAGTTAAAAAGCACATTGAGATCTGCACTTATCGTGGTGATTCCTTTCTCTCTGTTGCTTAGTATTCTTGGAGCATGGTTCATCGCTACTACTACCATTCGGCCTATTAATCGCCTGCATAAGTCGATGGATACGGTGACACAAAAAGATCTTAGCCATCGACTACCTAAGCATAATGAAGACAAAGAGTTTAAAGTGCTCATCGATACGTACAATACAATGTTGAATCGATTGGAAAAAAGTTTTCAACAGACCTCTCGCTTTACCGCGGATGCTGCCCACGAGCTCAAAACACCACTCACTGTTTTAAGAGGGAAGCTTGAGCAGGCGGTTATCTGTGAGAATGCATCGTTACTGGATCTTAATGCGATTCTTGATGAAGTAGGGCATTTATCAGCCATCACTCGTAAATTGTTACTTCTTTCACAGGCAGATTCCGGTTCCATGGCGCTTCATCTTGAACCAATTAACATGACTGATTTATTAGATGAACTGACTACTGATATGGAGTCGTTGTCGAATGAGTTGGTGCTTCATTGTTCGATTGAACGAGAGCTAATACTAAAAGGTGATAGCGTTCTGCTAAGGCAGCTTTTAAATAATCTGCTTGTTAACGTGATGCGCTATAGCCTTCACGAGAAAGGCGTAACTATTCAAGCCAACCAAAACGAGTCAACTATTGAGGTGCTTGTTAGTAATTTTTGTCTTCCGATTTCGGATGAAGTCAGAAATCAATTGTTTGAGCGCTTCTATCGCGGAGAACCAGAACATACGCAAGGCATATCCGGTAGTGGTCTAGGTTTAGGTTTGGCTCGAGAAATTGCCCGTGCACACGGCGGTGACCTAATTCTTGAACCAAGTGAGAATGATATTGTTGCTATGCGATTATTGTTACCACTCGTTTAA
- a CDS encoding DUF3010 family protein, with translation MNICGVEISGNDAIVSLLSLSDGVFTIPDCRVAKVSIGDANDTQKMKDFQFSFAKLMQDYKIDRVVIRQRQAKGKFAGGAVGFKLEAAIQLIEALSVDVIAASEIKERLKRNPLAVPFKETGLKQYQEPAFLVAYACIMHSNE, from the coding sequence ATGAATATTTGTGGTGTTGAAATTAGTGGTAATGACGCGATTGTAAGCCTGCTATCACTGTCCGATGGGGTATTTACGATTCCCGATTGCCGAGTGGCTAAGGTATCCATAGGCGATGCAAACGACACTCAAAAAATGAAAGACTTTCAGTTTTCGTTCGCTAAATTGATGCAAGATTACAAGATTGATCGTGTGGTGATCCGCCAACGCCAAGCAAAAGGTAAATTCGCTGGTGGTGCGGTCGGTTTTAAATTGGAAGCGGCAATCCAATTGATCGAGGCACTTTCGGTCGATGTCATTGCGGCTAGCGAAATTAAAGAGCGTTTGAAACGAAACCCACTTGCGGTACCGTTTAAAGAAACCGGTTTAAAGCAATATCAAGAGCCCGCGTTTCTTGTTGCCTATGCATGCATAATGCATTCAAACGAGTGA
- a CDS encoding YbhB/YbcL family Raf kinase inhibitor-like protein, whose amino-acid sequence MITKITVPLITLMLLVSAATKANESLELVSTAFSDGESLPVQFTCEGVGISPPLNWSGVPDGTQTLVVIMDHMPDHMSDVKPKPNNDSKEENTPPPEPKLRKPEELRWYWSMYNIPAQVSGIETGQSAGTLGSNIVNNKNEYSPPCSKGPGQKNYTFHLYALSKSLDTVQSGRISESILRKNMSGFVLESDSLTVRFERSCQTPPKPHQKHNNHQEEKRDPPSTLRPCGQTKGELIPVFIEEK is encoded by the coding sequence ATGATTACAAAAATTACTGTTCCCCTTATAACCTTGATGCTGCTTGTGTCTGCGGCAACTAAAGCGAATGAATCTCTCGAACTTGTCAGTACTGCGTTTTCAGATGGAGAGTCACTACCTGTTCAATTTACCTGTGAAGGTGTAGGTATTTCCCCACCATTAAACTGGAGTGGGGTACCGGATGGAACACAGACTTTAGTTGTGATTATGGATCATATGCCAGATCACATGTCAGATGTGAAACCAAAGCCTAACAATGATAGCAAAGAAGAAAATACGCCCCCTCCAGAGCCTAAGTTAAGAAAGCCAGAAGAGCTGCGTTGGTATTGGAGTATGTACAATATACCGGCACAGGTTTCTGGTATTGAAACTGGACAATCAGCGGGTACGCTTGGTAGCAATATCGTGAATAATAAGAATGAATATTCGCCACCATGCTCTAAAGGCCCCGGTCAAAAAAACTACACTTTTCATCTCTATGCACTTTCAAAGTCTTTAGATACGGTCCAATCAGGCCGTATTTCAGAATCTATTCTGCGAAAAAACATGAGTGGCTTTGTACTGGAATCTGACTCCCTGACCGTTAGATTTGAACGGAGTTGCCAAACGCCACCAAAACCTCATCAGAAACACAATAACCATCAAGAAGAAAAAAGAGATCCGCCTTCAACATTGCGACCATGTGGGCAAACCAAGGGTGAGCTCATTCCTGTATTTATCGAAGAGAAGTAA
- a CDS encoding LysR family transcriptional regulator translates to MTLAAESLKMTQPEVSGALKRLQTKLGADLFICKGRGIEPTNLAIQLANRIEPAMLGIMGVVSSIREFDISQCYTFHILVNEVALAKLQPLVEQDTSLENISIEFSMVPNDEESLMHSLSMQKADLAVDVNYPNLSSYKTQQVQADELILIARNGHPRIQGVITQEQYYEEKHITFRMRRSNRYTADYFTKLPIQDRKISAECDSRLTMCALVSSSDCIGSTSRELAIRYADKFGLQVLHQPFETLEMHQYMTWHNRTDTNNAHQWLRQKVSEYMAS, encoded by the coding sequence ATTACGTTAGCGGCGGAATCATTGAAAATGACTCAACCTGAGGTGAGTGGAGCGCTCAAGCGGCTCCAAACTAAATTAGGTGCGGATTTGTTTATTTGTAAGGGGCGCGGTATTGAGCCAACTAACCTTGCAATACAGTTGGCCAACCGAATTGAACCTGCAATGTTGGGGATTATGGGGGTCGTAAGTTCAATTCGTGAGTTTGATATTTCTCAGTGCTACACCTTTCACATCTTGGTCAATGAGGTCGCGTTGGCAAAGTTACAACCTCTTGTCGAGCAAGATACGTCATTAGAAAATATATCAATAGAGTTTTCGATGGTGCCGAATGACGAAGAGTCTTTAATGCACAGCCTAAGTATGCAAAAAGCCGACCTTGCGGTTGATGTTAATTACCCCAACTTGAGCAGTTACAAAACTCAGCAAGTGCAAGCGGATGAATTAATCTTAATTGCTCGCAATGGTCATCCTCGTATACAAGGGGTGATCACACAAGAACAATACTACGAAGAAAAGCACATTACCTTCCGTATGCGTCGCTCGAATCGCTATACAGCAGACTACTTTACCAAGCTCCCGATTCAAGATCGGAAAATCAGTGCAGAGTGCGACTCGCGACTGACCATGTGTGCGTTAGTGTCTAGCTCTGATTGTATTGGTAGTACTTCCCGCGAGCTAGCTATTCGGTATGCAGATAAATTTGGCCTACAAGTTTTGCATCAACCTTTCGAAACCTTGGAGATGCATCAGTATATGACATGGCACAATAGGACTGATACGAATAACGCACATCAATGGTTAAGGCAAAAAGTAAGCGAATATATGGCAAGTTAA
- a CDS encoding Lrp/AsnC family transcriptional regulator — protein MDRIDRHMLEVLQKEGRLSTAELSERVGLSPSPCARRLKRLEDEGYIEDYQANLNKGRVGIAMIFFVEVSLSNHQEESIKNFEYVLSDMKEVINGHIVSGGYDYLLEVATPDLAGYEAFTRKLHKIISVKDIHTHLSVRQVTTKKSLPIYL, from the coding sequence ATGGATAGAATAGATCGTCATATGTTGGAAGTACTTCAAAAAGAGGGACGCCTTTCTACCGCTGAACTGTCTGAGCGAGTTGGGCTATCACCTTCTCCTTGTGCAAGACGTTTAAAGCGCCTCGAGGATGAAGGTTATATTGAGGATTATCAGGCGAATTTGAACAAAGGTCGAGTAGGAATAGCGATGATTTTTTTTGTTGAAGTGAGCCTAAGTAATCACCAGGAAGAGTCGATTAAAAATTTTGAATATGTGCTTTCTGACATGAAAGAGGTTATCAATGGGCATATCGTTTCTGGAGGATATGACTACCTGTTAGAAGTTGCCACACCAGACTTGGCAGGTTATGAGGCATTTACAAGGAAGTTACATAAAATAATCAGCGTAAAAGATATCCATACTCATTTATCAGTAAGACAAGTCACGACTAAAAAGTCATTGCCAATATATCTTTAA
- a CDS encoding response regulator transcription factor has product MKILLVEDEQKIADFICEGLRAKKISVTHCADGNQGYEMARKNAHDAIILDIMLPGRDGLDILRSLRQAGIDTPVILLTARNELGDRVQGLEMGADDYLAKPFYVEELSARLHALLRRHDGTPQHVVEVGSLRLDCMNRSVSCHGQSVELTSREFSLLEHLMRSPNMVLTRGQLLEHVWGYDFDPCTNVVDVCIKRIRRKLVSLESAGRMVGAIESVRGTGYRLSSR; this is encoded by the coding sequence ATGAAAATATTGCTTGTCGAAGACGAACAAAAAATTGCAGATTTTATCTGCGAAGGCTTGCGTGCAAAAAAAATCAGCGTTACCCATTGCGCGGATGGCAATCAAGGCTACGAGATGGCAAGAAAAAACGCTCACGATGCCATCATACTTGACATCATGCTTCCGGGCCGTGATGGATTGGATATTCTCCGTTCTCTTCGTCAAGCAGGTATTGATACTCCTGTCATTCTTCTAACTGCACGTAACGAGTTGGGCGATCGGGTTCAGGGTTTAGAGATGGGCGCTGATGATTACTTAGCAAAACCTTTCTATGTGGAAGAATTGAGTGCTCGACTCCATGCGCTACTTAGACGGCATGACGGCACACCACAACATGTGGTTGAGGTTGGCTCGCTGCGACTTGATTGCATGAATCGAAGTGTCAGTTGTCACGGTCAATCTGTTGAACTTACTAGTCGGGAATTTAGCCTACTAGAGCATCTGATGCGTTCACCGAATATGGTATTAACACGGGGACAACTATTGGAGCATGTTTGGGGGTATGATTTTGACCCCTGTACCAATGTTGTGGATGTGTGTATTAAACGGATTCGCCGTAAGCTTGTTTCATTGGAAAGTGCGGGGAGAATGGTTGGTGCCATTGAGTCGGTGCGCGGTACTGGTTACCGTCTGAGTTCTCGCTGA
- a CDS encoding efflux RND transporter periplasmic adaptor subunit translates to MAQQVQSVFATDFVKRGDIESVVLTNGVLYPSKLVSVGAQVSGLIGKIDVQLGDEIKQGDLIAQIDNLTQQNALKDAEASLKSINAQFGAKQAQIKVAMSEFSRKKKMLVDGATSQSEYDTAESILAVYRADLDQLNAEKEKSVISVDSARLDLGYTTITSPIDGTVIYVSVEEGQTVNNNQGTPSIIELAQLGVMTIKAQVSEADIINVGAGQEVYFTILGATGKKYRGVLRAIEPGPTLLSGDDSALMIGDDEAIYYNALFDVENPENLLRFGMTAQVSIVLESATDVLLVPSQILIEKPGPSPSYQVPVKKHDQVEYRDVEVGINNKIYAQILSGLNEGEEIVIGESSGSDEAVSGIPMGGLSGRSMGGQGEPGRGKGL, encoded by the coding sequence ATGGCGCAGCAAGTTCAGTCTGTATTTGCTACCGATTTTGTCAAGCGTGGCGATATTGAAAGCGTGGTGCTGACGAACGGTGTGTTATATCCATCGAAATTGGTCAGTGTCGGTGCTCAGGTTTCGGGTTTGATAGGGAAAATTGATGTTCAGTTAGGTGATGAGATAAAGCAAGGTGATTTGATTGCTCAAATTGATAACCTGACACAGCAAAACGCACTAAAAGATGCAGAAGCTTCGCTTAAGAGTATCAATGCTCAATTTGGAGCAAAGCAAGCGCAAATTAAAGTTGCGATGTCTGAATTCAGTCGTAAGAAAAAAATGTTGGTGGATGGGGCTACCTCTCAATCGGAATATGACACAGCAGAATCAATACTTGCCGTTTATCGGGCTGATCTGGATCAGTTAAACGCCGAAAAAGAGAAGTCGGTCATTAGTGTGGATAGCGCGAGACTTGATCTAGGTTACACAACCATTACATCGCCTATTGATGGCACCGTGATATATGTTTCTGTCGAAGAAGGGCAGACCGTAAATAATAACCAAGGTACACCGAGTATTATTGAACTGGCGCAATTAGGAGTGATGACCATCAAGGCACAGGTTTCTGAAGCAGACATCATCAATGTTGGTGCAGGACAAGAAGTCTATTTCACAATTTTAGGGGCAACAGGGAAGAAGTACCGAGGTGTCTTGCGTGCCATAGAACCCGGCCCAACATTGCTGAGTGGTGACGATAGTGCTCTGATGATTGGTGATGATGAAGCTATCTATTACAACGCGCTATTTGATGTAGAGAATCCGGAAAACTTGTTGCGTTTCGGTATGACTGCGCAGGTATCTATTGTGCTTGAAAGTGCGACAGACGTATTACTTGTTCCGTCACAGATATTAATTGAAAAGCCCGGCCCGAGTCCTTCTTATCAAGTCCCAGTGAAAAAACACGACCAAGTTGAGTATCGCGATGTAGAAGTTGGTATCAACAATAAAATCTACGCTCAAATACTTTCAGGTCTCAACGAAGGTGAAGAGATCGTTATCGGTGAGTCGTCTGGTAGTGACGAGGCTGTTTCTGGTATACCAATGGGTGGTTTGTCGGGAAGAAGTATGGGTGGACAAGGTGAGCCCGGTCGGGGCAAGGGGTTATAA
- a CDS encoding MacB family efflux pump subunit — protein sequence MVEALLDIVGVSRTFAAGEQELTVLKNINLQIYRGEMIAIIGASGSGKSTLMNILGCLDKPNKGNYFINGQDTSIMGEDELAALRREHFGFIFQRYHLLSDLTALGNVEVPALYANDGQQVRQEKAKKLLTRLGLSDRLYHKPSQLSGGQQQRVSVARALVNGGDVILADEPTGALDSSSGEEMMKLLQELHNDGHTIILVTHDPNIAKFADRVIEIKDGEIIGDKQNRSTAVTCQAVADCNHSEDKKHKITRGIHWSRYLEALKMALLGMSNHRLRTFLTMLGIIIGIASVVSVVALGNGSQQSILDNIASMGTNTIEIKPGTGRGDRRSGRVRSLTAEDAKALKTLPFVDSVTPTVRANVAIRYSNETVTGSVQGVGTEYFRVRGYSLAQGQYFGTDSIDTLEQVAVIDANTEQELFSDSDALGSVIFLGRLPVRIIGVTEPIESVSDNSDELNIWIPYTTVSGRIFRQNYVNDITVRVDENVSSDVAEQGIVSLLTMRHNMVDFFTINTDTVRKSIAKTSETMTLLISAIAFISLLVGGIGVMNIMLVSVSERTREIGIRMAVGARQTDIMRQFLIEAVLVCFCGGALGIGLAYLIGVIFSYSNSSFQMIYSSSSIIAAFVCSTLIGILFGYLPARNAAKLNPVDALSRD from the coding sequence ATGGTTGAAGCACTGTTAGATATTGTCGGTGTAAGTCGCACTTTTGCTGCCGGGGAGCAGGAACTGACGGTTCTGAAAAATATAAACCTCCAGATTTACCGTGGTGAGATGATCGCCATTATTGGGGCTTCTGGTTCAGGGAAATCGACGTTAATGAATATTCTGGGCTGTCTGGATAAGCCAAATAAAGGGAATTATTTCATTAATGGTCAGGACACATCGATTATGGGTGAAGATGAATTGGCGGCACTGAGACGTGAGCACTTTGGGTTCATCTTTCAGCGTTATCATCTTCTGAGTGATTTGACCGCGCTGGGGAATGTGGAAGTCCCGGCGTTGTATGCAAATGACGGTCAGCAAGTTCGACAAGAGAAAGCGAAAAAACTACTTACTCGCCTTGGATTGAGTGATCGGTTATACCATAAACCAAGTCAACTCAGTGGAGGCCAACAGCAGCGAGTAAGTGTCGCCAGAGCCCTTGTTAATGGTGGTGATGTTATTCTGGCCGATGAGCCGACCGGAGCGTTGGACAGTAGCAGCGGTGAAGAGATGATGAAGCTTCTTCAAGAGTTGCACAACGATGGCCACACCATAATTTTGGTCACGCACGATCCGAATATTGCTAAGTTTGCTGATCGAGTTATTGAGATCAAAGACGGAGAAATTATTGGCGACAAACAAAATCGTAGTACAGCCGTAACTTGTCAGGCGGTGGCAGACTGCAATCATTCTGAAGATAAAAAGCACAAAATAACGCGTGGTATACACTGGTCGCGTTACCTTGAAGCACTTAAGATGGCGTTACTTGGTATGTCCAATCACCGTCTGCGTACGTTTCTTACTATGCTCGGTATCATTATCGGTATCGCTTCAGTGGTGTCAGTGGTCGCTCTGGGTAATGGATCACAGCAATCAATCCTAGATAATATCGCCTCAATGGGGACCAATACCATTGAGATAAAACCAGGAACAGGGCGCGGAGATCGCCGTTCTGGGCGAGTTCGTTCGCTCACCGCTGAGGATGCTAAAGCGCTTAAAACGTTGCCATTTGTAGATAGCGTGACCCCAACCGTCAGGGCTAATGTCGCTATTCGCTATTCCAATGAAACGGTCACAGGTTCGGTTCAGGGGGTTGGCACCGAGTATTTTCGTGTACGGGGGTATTCCTTGGCACAGGGTCAGTATTTTGGTACGGACAGCATCGACACGCTAGAGCAGGTTGCTGTTATTGACGCGAATACTGAGCAAGAGCTTTTCTCTGATAGTGATGCATTAGGTAGCGTTATCTTTCTCGGTCGCCTTCCTGTAAGAATTATTGGCGTGACGGAACCTATTGAAAGTGTGTCTGACAACAGTGATGAGCTGAATATTTGGATACCTTATACCACGGTGTCCGGTCGTATATTTCGACAGAACTATGTCAACGACATCACAGTAAGAGTCGATGAGAATGTTTCTAGTGATGTAGCTGAACAAGGAATTGTTAGCCTACTTACTATGCGTCACAACATGGTTGATTTCTTCACTATTAACACTGATACAGTACGAAAAAGCATAGCGAAAACCTCTGAGACAATGACTCTACTTATTTCTGCCATTGCGTTTATCTCTTTGTTAGTTGGAGGCATTGGCGTTATGAATATCATGTTGGTATCCGTATCAGAGCGAACTCGAGAGATAGGTATACGTATGGCGGTAGGAGCCAGGCAGACGGACATCATGCGTCAGTTTTTGATTGAAGCGGTGCTGGTTTGTTTCTGTGGTGGGGCATTGGGAATAGGGCTTGCCTATCTTATTGGTGTGATTTTCTCATACTCCAATAGCAGCTTTCAGATGATCTATTCGAGTTCGTCTATTATTGCGGCTTTTGTTTGTTCAACGCTAATTGGCATATTATTTGGCTATCTTCCTGCCCGTAATGCGGCAAAACTCAACCCTGTTGATGCACTTTCTAGAGATTAA